From one Oncorhynchus clarkii lewisi isolate Uvic-CL-2024 chromosome 6, UVic_Ocla_1.0, whole genome shotgun sequence genomic stretch:
- the LOC139411469 gene encoding G2/mitotic-specific cyclin-B2-like — MSSLEVRAALRNADNPALMGKANVAGARRAVLGELSNFPNASKAVPSKKTVAAKASTKQSMNQKDQPAAVRTKRSPVPQPVESANVSMKEEELCQAFSVALLAVEDIDEGDSDMPQLCSEYIKDIYGYLQCLETQQSVRPKYMNGYEINGRMRALLIDWLIQVHSRFQLLQETLYLTVAILDRFLQVQTIGRKNLQLVGVTAMLLASKYEEMYSPEIGDFVYITDNAFTKAHIREMEQLILQSLNFELGRPLPLHFLRRASKAGNADVEKHTLAKYLMELTLLDYDMVHYHPSEIAAAALCLSQLLLDELNWTPTQEHYSTYNENHLKPIMQHIAKNVVSVNEGRTKLQAVKNKYASSRLMRISLIPQLKSAVVNDMAAALLPEHKP; from the exons ATGTCGTCATTGGAAGTTCGTGCTGCG TTAAGGAACGCAGACAACCCAGCACTAATGGGAAAAGCAAACGTAGCTGGAGCAAGAAGGGCTGTGCTTGGAGAGCTGTCCAACTTTCCCAATGCCAGCAAAGCGGTGCCGTCCAAG AAGACTGTTGCTGCTAAGGCTTCAACCAAACAATCTATGAACCAAAAAGACCAGCCAGCAGCTGTTCGGACTAAACGTTCCCCAGTTCCTCAGCCTGTAGAGTCTGCTAACGTGTCCATGAAAGAAGAGGAATTGTGTCAGGCGTTCTCAGTAGCTCTACTTGCTGTAGAAGACATTGATGAAGGGGATTCAGACATGCCACAACTGTGCTCTGAATATATAAAGGATATCTATGGATATTTGCAGTGCCTTGAG ACCCAGCAGTCTGTCCGGCCCAAGTACATGAATGGCTATGAGATCAATGGACGAATGCGCGCTCTcctgattgactggctgattcAGGTGCATTCCAGGTTCCAGCTACTGCAGGAGACTCTGTATTTGACTGTGGCCATCCTGGATCGCTTTCTTCAG GTGCAAACTATCGGCCGCAAGAATCTCCAGCTGGTTGGCGTGACTGCCATGTTGTTGGCATCCAAGTATGAAGAGATGTATTCCCCGGAGATTGGCGATTTCGTTTACATCACAGACAATGCGTTCACCAAGGCCCATATTCGGGAGATGGAACAGCTGATTCTGCAGAGTCTGAACTTCGAGCTTGGACGGCCTCTACCCCTACACTTCCTCAGGAGAGCCTCCAAGGCTGGCAAT GCTGATGTTGAGAAGCACACACTAGCCAAATACCTCATGGAACTGACCCTCCTTGACTATGACATGGTGCACTACCATCCTTCTGAGATTGCTGCTGCAGCCTTGTGCCTCTCCCAGCTGCTGCTTGATGAGCTCAACTGG ACTCCAACGCAGGAGCATTACTCTACCTATAATGAGAACCACCTCAAGCCAATCATGCAGCACATCGCCAAAAATGTTGTCTCTGTCAATGAAGGGCGAACAAAGCTTCAG GCTGTCAAGAACAAGTATGCAAGCAGCAGGCTAATGAGGATCAGCCTCATCCCTCAGCTGAAGTCTGCTGTTGTAAATGACATGGCTGCTGCTCTGCTCCCAGAACATAAACCCTGA